Proteins co-encoded in one Streptomyces sp. NBC_01571 genomic window:
- a CDS encoding TetR/AcrR family transcriptional regulator has product MTAQPLSISGIVASQRPHRKDAARNYDALLAAAREAFTENGAEASLEDIARRAGVGIGTLYRNFPTRRHLFESVYADEVDALCRVAQDVAAQEPWAALTSWLRRFVDYTVTKRAIREALNNESEIFLACRDSMYQAGGPLFERAQKAGEARTDMDFDDLLRMVAGITSTNFLDDAQRDRVLTVALDGVRAPH; this is encoded by the coding sequence GTGACGGCCCAGCCGCTCTCCATCAGCGGGATCGTGGCGTCCCAGCGTCCGCACCGGAAGGACGCCGCACGCAACTACGACGCCCTGCTGGCCGCCGCGCGTGAGGCGTTCACGGAGAACGGCGCGGAGGCGTCCCTGGAGGACATCGCCCGTCGTGCGGGCGTCGGGATCGGCACGCTCTACCGGAACTTCCCCACCCGCCGCCACCTCTTCGAGAGCGTCTACGCGGACGAGGTGGACGCCCTGTGCCGGGTGGCGCAGGACGTCGCCGCCCAGGAACCCTGGGCGGCGCTGACCTCGTGGCTGCGCCGGTTCGTGGACTACACCGTGACCAAACGGGCCATCCGTGAGGCTCTCAACAACGAGTCGGAGATCTTCCTGGCCTGCCGGGACTCGATGTACCAGGCGGGCGGACCGCTGTTCGAGCGAGCCCAGAAGGCTGGCGAGGCCCGCACGGACATGGACTTCGACGACCTCCTGCGCATGGTCGCCGGGATCACCTCGACGAACTTCCTCGACGACGCCCAGCGCGACCGCGTCCTCACCGTCGCCCTCGACGGCGTCCGCGCCCCGCACTGA
- a CDS encoding DoxX family protein codes for MPRSERSALLLAGLLATAGVGHFVTPKQFDATIPRALPGSPRTWTYVSGAAELALAAGVALPRTRRTAALATAAFFVGVFPANVQMAVDWRHRPAPLKAAALARLPLQVPLVLWARGVARSGEGRS; via the coding sequence GTGCCACGGTCGGAACGCTCAGCCCTGTTGCTCGCCGGTCTGCTGGCGACCGCGGGGGTCGGTCACTTCGTGACGCCCAAGCAGTTCGACGCGACCATTCCCCGCGCTCTGCCGGGATCACCCCGCACCTGGACGTATGTGAGCGGGGCCGCCGAACTGGCCCTGGCCGCCGGGGTGGCGCTGCCCCGTACACGACGTACCGCCGCGCTCGCCACGGCCGCGTTCTTCGTCGGGGTGTTCCCCGCCAATGTGCAGATGGCCGTGGACTGGCGTCACCGTCCCGCGCCGCTCAAGGCCGCGGCCCTCGCCCGGCTTCCGTTGCAGGTACCGCTGGTGCTGTGGGCACGCGGCGTCGCCAGGAGTGGGGAGGGCCGGTCATGA
- a CDS encoding peroxiredoxin: MTRAVEVGDKVEDFVLPDETGTGRRLSELLGEGPVVVFFYPAALTAGCTAEACHFRDLAAEFAAAGARPVGISGDTVDRQQEFAGRNGLGFPLLSDVDGTVREQFGVKRGFSLAPTKRVTFVIGRDRTVLEVVRSELRMSAHADRALAALRADKG, encoded by the coding sequence ATGACCCGTGCGGTCGAAGTGGGCGACAAGGTGGAGGACTTCGTCCTCCCGGACGAGACGGGCACGGGCCGGCGCTTGTCCGAACTCCTCGGCGAGGGACCGGTGGTGGTGTTCTTCTATCCCGCCGCCCTCACGGCGGGCTGCACCGCCGAGGCATGCCACTTCCGCGACCTGGCCGCCGAGTTCGCCGCCGCCGGCGCGCGGCCGGTGGGCATCAGCGGTGACACCGTCGACCGGCAGCAGGAGTTCGCCGGGCGCAACGGTCTGGGCTTCCCGCTGCTGTCCGATGTGGACGGGACGGTCCGCGAACAGTTCGGCGTCAAGCGCGGCTTCTCGCTGGCCCCCACCAAGCGAGTCACCTTCGTCATCGGCCGGGACCGCACCGTCCTGGAGGTCGTCCGCAGCGAGCTGCGCATGAGCGCCCACGCCGACCGGGCCCTCGCCGCGCTGCGCGCCGACAAGGGCTGA
- a CDS encoding SH3 domain-containing protein, whose amino-acid sequence MRRIPAAVATCAATLAFLAPAGLAAAAQAAPAEQSYTVVPYENVNVRQLPTKDSAYLATLTAGRSYQAYCWTHGQTVTDHGYTNDIWIGFADGYSSAVYFKGDQYANLPASAEC is encoded by the coding sequence ATGCGCCGTATCCCGGCCGCCGTCGCCACCTGCGCCGCGACACTCGCCTTCCTCGCCCCGGCGGGCCTGGCCGCCGCCGCGCAGGCCGCGCCCGCCGAGCAGTCGTACACCGTCGTACCGTACGAGAACGTCAACGTCCGCCAGCTGCCGACCAAGGACAGCGCCTATCTGGCCACCCTGACGGCGGGCCGGTCCTACCAGGCGTACTGCTGGACGCACGGCCAGACCGTCACGGACCACGGGTACACGAACGACATCTGGATCGGGTTCGCCGACGGCTACAGCAGCGCGGTCTACTTCAAGGGCGACCAGTACGCCAACCTGCCCGCCTCCGCCGAGTGCTGA
- a CDS encoding AAA family ATPase, with protein MGGELETLRERREALELVAAEADRARAGSGRLVLLRGATGTGRTALLEAVAGQAAARGTRVLRARCSPDGDTAAFAPVRQLLASGAEFESGVKPCPDPADTPHRWTRAEHLWDQLRAYAVRSPLLVAVDDVHCADESSRRWFVEAARRIDRLPVLLVVTERSQYDLDPPPAGLAHALSPTLVRTHTVAPLSADAAAQLVRSEFAAAPPGWVDDCVRAGAGSPLLLRALLDDLRAREPDGARRTTLPETCAALYPGAYPAAVTWWLDSAGPATAGVARALAMLDDDALEDEHPQEAAELLARMADADPARVPGWLTAMTRLGVLRPGPGGRPGYAHPLLQDAVLSGWPSARRQTAHRTAAEVMLRRGDRAETVARQLLRAPVVGAAWAATALLDAADLAVRDARPDDAVAFLRRVLDEPLTPARRTMALTELGSLEFAVSRSSAGIPRLTEATRLPGMPQDRVRAAVALGTVLARRGKARAAMDVLRALDEQLADHPDLVRLLQTASALLSDHDQGIREEAYRWLYGAAERSPDLVGTAGRALLVRYDATAGLISAATAMERIRALLDEPVDALAEPFLLGTAAAVAQWADELEEAERLVRQGLARQRPSLLHPMHEALLNVRADIAAVRGRYPDLLVDPEVRRPGERARRDPVNAHAHALIALVETGRAQEASRLADSFDLQDAGDSWELNRFLYARGVLRSATGDPAGALDDFLECGRRQTARDVVSPVVTPWRTAAAACRTALGAPQDALALAREELRLAQVWDTPRLVGRALSGLGTATGGRRGLELADRAVRMLRDAPAETELIPALIAQGRQFVAAGDRARARDALREAAERAERLGAVRLRVRAEEALPEGRSRGTTTALTGWEALTGSERRIAALAAGGRTNVEIAELLHLARRTVETHLTSAYRKLGIRRRAELNAVIGGRTPDAGEPVELPGA; from the coding sequence ATGGGTGGCGAACTCGAAACGCTGCGGGAACGCCGGGAGGCCCTGGAACTGGTGGCCGCCGAGGCGGACCGTGCCCGTGCCGGATCCGGCCGCCTGGTGCTGCTCAGAGGCGCAACCGGAACGGGGCGCACCGCCCTCCTGGAGGCCGTCGCCGGACAGGCGGCGGCACGCGGCACCCGGGTACTGCGCGCCCGCTGCTCGCCCGACGGGGACACCGCCGCCTTCGCCCCGGTCCGGCAACTGCTCGCGTCCGGAGCCGAGTTCGAGAGCGGGGTCAAGCCCTGTCCGGACCCCGCCGACACCCCGCACCGGTGGACCCGCGCGGAACACCTGTGGGACCAACTGCGCGCGTACGCCGTGCGCTCGCCCCTGCTGGTCGCCGTGGACGACGTCCACTGCGCCGACGAGTCCTCACGCCGCTGGTTCGTCGAGGCCGCCCGCCGGATCGACCGGCTCCCCGTCCTGCTGGTTGTCACCGAGCGCAGCCAGTACGACCTCGACCCGCCCCCGGCGGGCCTCGCGCACGCGCTCTCGCCCACCCTCGTCCGTACCCACACCGTCGCCCCGCTGAGTGCCGACGCCGCCGCGCAGCTGGTGCGTTCGGAGTTCGCCGCCGCCCCGCCCGGCTGGGTGGACGACTGCGTACGGGCCGGCGCGGGCAGCCCCCTGCTGCTGCGCGCCCTGCTCGACGACCTCCGCGCGCGGGAGCCGGACGGCGCCCGGCGCACGACCCTGCCCGAGACCTGTGCGGCGCTGTACCCGGGCGCGTATCCGGCCGCCGTGACCTGGTGGCTGGACAGCGCCGGACCGGCGACGGCGGGGGTGGCCCGCGCCCTCGCGATGCTCGACGACGACGCGCTGGAGGACGAACACCCCCAGGAGGCGGCCGAACTGCTCGCCCGGATGGCGGACGCGGACCCCGCCCGGGTACCCGGCTGGCTCACCGCCATGACCCGCCTCGGCGTACTGCGCCCGGGCCCCGGGGGACGACCGGGCTACGCCCACCCCCTCTTACAGGACGCGGTGCTGAGCGGCTGGCCCAGCGCCCGGCGGCAGACCGCCCACCGTACGGCGGCCGAGGTGATGCTGCGCCGCGGCGATCGCGCCGAAACGGTCGCCCGACAGCTCCTGCGGGCACCGGTCGTCGGGGCGGCCTGGGCCGCGACAGCGCTGCTGGACGCCGCCGATCTGGCGGTGCGCGACGCCAGACCCGACGACGCCGTGGCGTTCCTGCGCCGGGTGCTCGACGAACCGCTCACGCCGGCCCGCCGCACCATGGCGCTCACCGAGCTGGGCTCCCTCGAGTTCGCCGTCTCCCGCTCGTCGGCCGGGATACCGCGGCTGACCGAGGCGACCCGGCTGCCGGGCATGCCGCAGGACCGGGTACGGGCGGCGGTGGCGCTCGGCACCGTACTGGCACGGCGCGGCAAGGCGCGTGCGGCGATGGACGTGCTGCGCGCCCTGGACGAGCAACTGGCTGACCACCCGGACCTGGTGAGGCTGCTGCAGACCGCCTCCGCGCTCCTGTCCGACCACGACCAGGGAATCCGCGAGGAGGCCTACCGCTGGCTGTACGGCGCCGCCGAACGGTCCCCGGATCTGGTCGGCACAGCCGGCCGGGCACTGCTGGTGCGCTACGACGCGACGGCCGGTCTGATCTCCGCCGCCACGGCCATGGAACGGATCCGCGCCCTGCTCGACGAACCGGTCGACGCGCTCGCGGAGCCCTTCCTGCTCGGTACGGCGGCCGCCGTCGCACAGTGGGCCGACGAACTGGAGGAGGCCGAGAGGCTGGTGCGCCAGGGGCTCGCCCGGCAGCGGCCCTCGCTGCTGCATCCGATGCACGAGGCACTGCTCAACGTACGGGCGGACATCGCCGCCGTCCGCGGGCGCTACCCGGACCTGCTCGTCGACCCTGAGGTCCGGCGGCCCGGCGAGAGGGCCCGTCGGGATCCGGTCAACGCGCACGCGCACGCCCTGATCGCGCTCGTCGAGACGGGTCGCGCCCAGGAGGCGTCCCGGCTCGCCGACAGCTTCGATCTCCAGGACGCCGGCGACTCCTGGGAACTCAACCGGTTCCTGTACGCGCGAGGCGTGCTGCGGTCGGCGACGGGTGATCCGGCGGGCGCCCTCGACGACTTCCTGGAGTGCGGGCGCCGGCAGACGGCACGGGACGTGGTGAGCCCCGTCGTCACGCCCTGGCGCACTGCCGCCGCCGCGTGCCGTACCGCGCTCGGCGCACCGCAGGACGCCCTCGCCCTGGCCCGGGAGGAGCTGCGGCTCGCCCAGGTCTGGGACACTCCCCGGCTGGTGGGCCGGGCCCTGTCCGGACTGGGCACGGCCACCGGAGGCCGCCGTGGTCTCGAACTCGCCGACCGCGCCGTACGCATGCTGCGGGACGCGCCCGCGGAGACCGAGCTGATTCCCGCCCTGATCGCGCAGGGGCGCCAGTTCGTCGCGGCGGGGGACCGCGCGCGGGCCCGTGACGCGCTGCGCGAGGCGGCCGAACGCGCCGAACGGCTGGGCGCGGTGCGCCTGCGGGTGCGGGCCGAGGAGGCCCTGCCGGAAGGCCGCTCCCGCGGCACGACGACGGCGCTCACCGGATGGGAGGCGCTGACCGGCAGCGAACGCCGGATCGCCGCGCTCGCGGCCGGCGGTCGCACGAACGTCGAGATCGCGGAGCTCCTGCACCTGGCCCGGCGTACCGTCGAGACCCATCTGACCAGTGCCTACCGCAAGCTCGGCATCCGCCGCAGGGCGGAACTCAACGCCGTGATCGGAGGACGGACACCGGACGCGGGTGAACCGGTGGAGCTACCGGGCGCCTGA
- a CDS encoding response regulator transcription factor encodes MSHRQAEPRAVDPGNRIPVVVQAPDPISRAGVRSQLGQHPVIDLLDGTEAGPGAVAVLVNESPDEATLSQLRRLVRSEGARAVLVVGAIREAELLDVIECGVGAIVWRHEASAHRLVQAVLAAARGDGDLPADLLGRLITQVGSLQRTAAGRPGAPLAGLIPREIDVLRLIAEGMDTGEIASKLSYSERTVKNVMHGLTTRLHLRNRAHAVAYALREGYI; translated from the coding sequence GTGTCACACCGGCAGGCCGAGCCCCGCGCCGTGGACCCGGGAAACCGCATCCCGGTGGTGGTCCAGGCACCCGATCCGATCTCCCGGGCGGGGGTCCGCAGCCAGTTGGGCCAGCACCCGGTCATCGATCTCCTCGACGGCACGGAGGCCGGCCCCGGCGCGGTGGCCGTTCTGGTCAACGAGAGCCCTGACGAGGCGACGCTCTCCCAGCTGCGCCGACTGGTGCGCAGCGAGGGGGCACGCGCCGTCCTGGTGGTGGGCGCGATCCGCGAGGCCGAGCTCCTGGACGTCATCGAGTGCGGTGTCGGAGCCATCGTCTGGCGCCACGAGGCCAGCGCGCACCGTCTGGTGCAGGCCGTGCTCGCGGCTGCGCGAGGTGACGGTGACCTGCCCGCGGATCTATTGGGACGCCTCATCACTCAGGTGGGCTCGCTCCAGCGGACCGCGGCCGGCCGGCCCGGTGCTCCGCTGGCCGGCCTGATACCGCGTGAGATCGACGTCCTGAGGCTCATCGCCGAAGGAATGGACACCGGAGAGATAGCGAGCAAACTCTCCTACTCCGAACGGACCGTCAAGAACGTCATGCACGGACTGACCACCCGGCTCCATCTGCGCAATCGCGCCCACGCCGTGGCCTATGCCCTCCGGGAAGGCTACATCTGA
- a CDS encoding DUF4255 domain-containing protein, whose product MIHEVDEVLKRLLNSGALAGSGIDVSFDAPTREWAARRNAPAINTYLYDIREDVRRRERGAMAVRDERGVVLRRRQPPRWFRLSYLVTAWTKQPQDEHRLLSAVLATLLPHEVLPPEQLPGALGALGLSVPLTVAGLHTESRSLAEIWSALGGELKPSLDLVVTAPFPAFPEYDAGPPVTEGAGVRVRGMDGTLEGSPERHHQARHLTSAPAPAGTAPGAAAAVGTPGSGTRASGTAPDADPPAKGRRDGEKRTR is encoded by the coding sequence GTGATTCACGAGGTCGACGAGGTCCTCAAGCGACTGCTCAACAGCGGTGCCCTCGCCGGTTCCGGCATCGACGTCTCCTTCGACGCGCCGACCCGCGAGTGGGCGGCGCGCCGCAACGCGCCCGCCATCAACACGTATCTGTACGACATCCGCGAGGACGTCAGACGCCGTGAACGCGGCGCCATGGCCGTGCGTGACGAGCGCGGTGTCGTGCTGCGCCGCCGCCAGCCGCCCCGCTGGTTCCGGCTGTCCTATCTGGTGACGGCCTGGACCAAACAGCCCCAGGACGAACACCGGTTGCTGTCCGCCGTGCTGGCGACACTGCTCCCCCACGAAGTCCTGCCTCCCGAGCAACTCCCCGGCGCGCTGGGCGCGCTGGGTCTGTCCGTACCACTGACGGTGGCGGGCCTGCACACCGAGTCACGGTCCCTGGCCGAGATCTGGTCCGCGCTCGGAGGCGAGCTGAAGCCCTCGCTCGACCTGGTGGTGACCGCGCCGTTCCCGGCGTTCCCGGAGTACGACGCCGGGCCGCCGGTCACAGAGGGCGCCGGGGTACGCGTACGCGGCATGGACGGCACGTTGGAAGGGTCGCCCGAACGGCACCACCAGGCACGGCACTTGACGAGCGCACCGGCACCGGCCGGCACCGCGCCGGGCGCCGCTGCGGCGGTCGGCACTCCGGGGTCCGGCACTCGGGCGTCGGGCACCGCTCCGGACGCGGATCCCCCGGCCAAGGGCCGTCGCGACGGAGAGAAGCGGACCAGGTGA
- a CDS encoding ATP-binding protein — translation MPGEPADALLPRLSSLRERVALLVEQRSATDPTAADPLRGLYLSEEAVRHLLEAAGQGPVAQDWGPERGDRLDLLAARLGLTELDVRILLIALAPDLERTFEPLYGYLNDDVGRRRATTGLALDLCGLPAHQAAARARFHPSAPLSALGLVVVEEPERPFLSRSLRVPDRLIAHLLGDETLDAALSGHVRRLRAPVRGERYDEGFLLRLADRLTRVPLPVYLREHRAGDGLACAAAALHRSGRESLHFTPGGTDAQEPIAELLREARLRDCAIVVSPLPEDPAPLMRALAVEDVSVLFTDPRPYDPHWCDHRDPLVLDAPRLRAGAVEAWATALGGESGSEAGPWEEPADDAVPVSARTAGTVPLPDPPPGFDLAPGFDLAPVVAPYRLGGDRIVRAARAARNLAAFDGGTLTAAHLRLAARQQSASGLERHARRIRPDVGWDDLVLPDKPLLQLHELALRARHRDRVLGEWRLSAGGGRGRGVLGLFAGDSGTGKTLSAEVVAAELGLDLYVVQLSSIVDKYVGETEKNLERIFTEADRTDAVLLFDEADSVFGKRSEVKDAHDRYANMESSYLLQRLESFDGIALLTTNLRANIDEAFTRRLDLVVDFPFPDADQRLALWRHALTHVPRADDIDPRGVAREFELAGGSIRSAVVTAAYTAAGRGAEVTTADLLEGARREYRKAGRLVPGEGTW, via the coding sequence GTGCCCGGGGAACCGGCCGACGCGCTCCTCCCCCGCCTGTCCTCGCTGCGCGAGCGGGTCGCCCTGCTGGTCGAGCAGCGCAGCGCCACCGACCCCACCGCGGCCGATCCGCTGCGCGGCCTGTATCTGTCCGAGGAGGCGGTACGGCATCTCCTGGAGGCGGCCGGGCAGGGCCCCGTGGCCCAGGACTGGGGACCTGAGCGGGGCGATCGGCTGGACCTGCTCGCCGCGCGCCTCGGGCTGACGGAACTGGACGTCCGTATCCTGCTCATCGCTCTCGCACCGGACCTCGAGCGCACCTTCGAGCCGCTGTACGGCTACCTCAACGACGACGTCGGTCGCCGCCGGGCCACCACAGGACTCGCCCTCGACCTGTGCGGACTCCCCGCGCACCAGGCCGCGGCACGGGCCCGGTTCCATCCTTCGGCTCCGCTGTCCGCGCTGGGTCTCGTCGTGGTCGAGGAACCCGAACGTCCCTTCCTCAGCCGGTCGTTGCGTGTCCCCGACCGGCTGATCGCGCATCTGCTCGGCGACGAGACCCTCGACGCCGCGCTGAGCGGCCATGTCCGCCGGCTGCGGGCGCCGGTGCGGGGCGAGCGGTACGACGAGGGCTTCCTGCTCCGGCTCGCCGACCGGCTCACCCGTGTCCCGCTCCCCGTGTACCTGCGCGAGCACCGGGCCGGCGACGGTCTCGCCTGCGCGGCGGCCGCCCTGCACCGGTCCGGACGCGAGTCGCTCCACTTCACCCCCGGCGGTACCGACGCACAGGAGCCGATCGCCGAACTCCTGCGCGAGGCGCGGCTGCGGGACTGCGCGATCGTCGTGTCCCCGCTGCCGGAGGACCCCGCGCCGCTGATGCGGGCGCTGGCGGTGGAGGACGTCTCCGTACTGTTCACCGATCCCCGCCCCTACGACCCGCACTGGTGCGATCACCGTGATCCGCTCGTCCTCGACGCGCCCCGGCTGCGGGCCGGTGCCGTGGAGGCGTGGGCGACGGCGCTCGGCGGGGAATCCGGATCCGAGGCCGGCCCCTGGGAGGAACCGGCCGACGACGCGGTGCCCGTATCGGCACGGACCGCAGGCACCGTGCCCCTTCCGGATCCGCCGCCCGGGTTCGACCTCGCGCCCGGTTTCGACCTCGCGCCGGTCGTCGCGCCGTACCGGCTCGGCGGCGACCGCATCGTGCGCGCCGCCCGCGCCGCGCGGAACCTCGCCGCGTTCGACGGCGGCACGCTCACCGCGGCCCATCTGCGCCTGGCCGCCCGGCAGCAGTCCGCCTCCGGCCTTGAACGGCACGCCCGCCGGATCCGTCCCGACGTGGGCTGGGACGATCTCGTCCTGCCCGACAAACCGCTCCTGCAACTGCACGAGTTGGCCCTGCGTGCCCGGCACCGCGACCGCGTGCTCGGGGAATGGCGGCTCAGCGCGGGCGGCGGGCGCGGCCGAGGCGTGCTCGGTCTGTTCGCCGGCGACTCCGGCACCGGCAAGACCCTGTCCGCCGAGGTCGTCGCCGCCGAACTCGGCCTCGACCTCTACGTCGTGCAGCTCTCCTCCATCGTCGACAAGTACGTCGGCGAGACGGAGAAGAACCTGGAACGCATCTTCACCGAGGCCGACCGCACCGATGCCGTCCTCCTTTTCGACGAGGCCGACTCCGTGTTCGGCAAACGGTCCGAGGTCAAGGACGCGCACGACCGGTACGCCAACATGGAGAGTTCCTATCTGCTCCAGCGCCTCGAGTCCTTCGACGGCATCGCGCTGCTCACGACCAACCTGCGCGCCAATATCGACGAGGCGTTCACCCGGCGCCTCGACCTCGTGGTGGACTTCCCGTTCCCCGACGCGGACCAGCGACTGGCTCTGTGGCGGCACGCCCTGACCCACGTGCCGCGCGCCGACGACATCGACCCGCGCGGTGTCGCCCGCGAGTTCGAGCTCGCCGGGGGTTCGATCCGCAGCGCCGTCGTCACGGCCGCCTACACGGCCGCGGGCCGTGGTGCGGAGGTCACCACGGCCGACCTGCTGGAGGGCGCACGGCGCGAGTACCGCAAGGCGGGCCGGCTGGTGCCGGGCGAGGGCACCTGGTAG
- a CDS encoding hydrolase, with protein sequence MSLWTSLEPASSTVDPGGSTKVRLRLRNTGDVVDEYRFEPVGDVALWTTVEPQMLRLYPGTTGTVELMFAPPRTPDAVAGPNPYAVRITPTEHPEATTVPEGNLTITPFTEVRAELVPPTVKGRFRGRPRLAIDNLGNTKLTASISGSDNGDHLSYDIHPSNVQIEPGRAAFVRATLRPRQIIWFGSKEQRPYSLAVQRSGTKAQPVEGTYVQRGFLPRWLATFLGVFMALAITFVMLWLAYKPQVRSAATEKLQEAGVSTLPPSPSASVPLPQPSIPPQAPTQEAAPSPTEKSAGGGGGGGGSEKKKETKPTEVTAATAVTRLAADDPGVRHICYRAYETGEGWQKPVCDGAMAGTVGQNRPIKSLNLAVSGTKGMNGNEFVHEKEWLNPWTGVADGVDLYLGSTKAEDPYMLAFGVNVTEGGICQNAHVHNQAWLGLQCNTPPKYILGGTFNQSLWLEAVKFTV encoded by the coding sequence GTGAGCCTTTGGACTTCGCTGGAGCCCGCCTCCAGCACTGTGGATCCCGGTGGCAGTACCAAGGTGCGGCTGCGCCTGCGCAACACCGGCGACGTGGTGGACGAGTACCGGTTCGAGCCGGTGGGTGATGTCGCGCTCTGGACGACGGTGGAGCCGCAGATGCTGCGGCTCTATCCGGGGACGACGGGGACGGTGGAGCTGATGTTCGCGCCGCCCCGGACCCCGGACGCGGTGGCGGGCCCGAACCCGTACGCGGTGCGGATCACGCCGACCGAGCATCCGGAGGCGACGACGGTTCCGGAGGGGAACCTGACGATCACTCCGTTCACCGAGGTGCGGGCGGAGTTGGTGCCGCCGACCGTCAAGGGGCGTTTCCGTGGGCGGCCCAGGCTGGCGATCGACAATCTCGGCAATACGAAGCTGACGGCGTCGATCAGCGGGAGTGACAACGGGGACCATCTCAGTTACGACATCCACCCGAGCAACGTCCAGATCGAGCCGGGACGGGCCGCTTTCGTCAGGGCGACGCTGAGGCCGCGGCAGATCATCTGGTTCGGGTCGAAGGAGCAGCGGCCCTACTCCCTCGCCGTCCAGCGGTCGGGGACCAAGGCCCAGCCCGTCGAGGGGACTTATGTGCAGCGCGGCTTCCTGCCCCGCTGGCTCGCCACCTTCCTGGGCGTCTTCATGGCCCTCGCCATCACCTTCGTGATGCTGTGGCTGGCGTACAAGCCCCAGGTCCGCAGCGCCGCCACCGAGAAGCTCCAGGAAGCCGGCGTCAGCACACTGCCGCCCAGCCCCTCGGCGTCCGTCCCGCTTCCGCAGCCCTCGATTCCCCCGCAGGCCCCCACCCAGGAGGCGGCCCCTTCTCCGACCGAGAAGTCGGCCGGTGGGGGCGGCGGGGGCGGCGGCTCAGAGAAGAAGAAGGAGACCAAGCCCACCGAAGTGACCGCGGCGACCGCGGTCACGCGCCTGGCCGCGGACGATCCGGGCGTGCGGCACATCTGCTACCGGGCCTACGAGACGGGCGAGGGCTGGCAGAAACCGGTCTGCGACGGCGCCATGGCGGGCACGGTGGGGCAGAACCGCCCGATCAAGTCCCTCAACCTCGCCGTGTCCGGCACCAAGGGCATGAACGGCAACGAGTTCGTCCACGAGAAGGAGTGGCTGAACCCCTGGACGGGCGTGGCCGACGGTGTCGACCTGTACCTCGGAAGCACCAAGGCGGAGGACCCCTACATGCTGGCCTTCGGCGTCAACGTGACCGAGGGCGGCATCTGCCAGAACGCGCACGTCCACAACCAGGCCTGGCTCGGCCTGCAGTGCAACACGCCCCCCAAGTACATCCTCGGCGGGACCTTCAACCAGTCGCTCTGGCTCGAAGCCGTCAAGTTCACCGTGTGA